Proteins encoded by one window of Rhodamnia argentea isolate NSW1041297 chromosome 6, ASM2092103v1, whole genome shotgun sequence:
- the LOC115734397 gene encoding uncharacterized protein LOC115734397 has translation MSNYTVESCKVESTDGVILHTRLFKPREDAKRADDGLGVVLVHPYTVLGGCQALLRGMASELAGRGLVAVTFDMRGAGKSTGRPSLTGFAEVKDVIAVCNWACDNLSLRRILLVGSSAGAPIAGSAVDQIEQVVGYLSIGYPFGMISSILFGRHHKSILQSPKPKLFIMGTRDGFTSVKQLENKLSGAAGRVEKHLIEGAGHFQMEGPAFDAQMVSVILEFIASL, from the exons ATGTCGAATTACACGGTCGAGTCCTGCAAGGTGGAGTCCACCGACGGAGTCATCCTCCACACGAGGCTGTTCAAGCCGAGGGAAGACGCTAAGAGGGCCGACGACGGCCTGGGCGTCGTCCTGGTGCATCCCTACACGGTGCTCGGCGGGTGTCAGGCCCTGCTGAGAGGCATGGCGTCCGAGCTCGCCGGGAGAGGCCTCGTGGCGGTGACCTTCGACATGAGAGGGGCTGGGAAGTCCACCGGGAGGCCGTCGCTCACCGGCTTCGCCGAGGTCAAGGACGTGATCGCCGTCTGCAACTGGGCCTGCGACAACCTCTCGCTTCGCAGGATTCTGCTCGTGGGTTCTTCTGCTG GGGCACCAATTGCTGGCTCAGCTGTGGATCAGATAGAACAAGTCGTGGGATATCTTAGCATAGGCTATCCTTTTGGAATGATTTCTTCAATTCTCTTTGGGCGGCACCATAAATCTATCTTGCAATCCCCGAAACCGAAGCTCTTCATCATGGGAACCCGTGATGGCTTTACGAGTGTGAAGCAGCTAGAGAACAAGCTGAGTGGAGCAGCTGGTCGAGTTGAAAAGCATTTGATTGAAGGAGCGGGGCACTTTCAAATGGAAGGCCCTGCTTTTGATGCGCAAATGGTGAGTGTTATTCTCGAGTTCATCGCATCCTTGTAA